The stretch of DNA CTACTCTCGTTTCTTTCACTGATCATGCTGAGTGGATTATGCGTTGCTGCCATCTTCCTGATACAGATAAGAGCCAGCACAAGGAGAGAGCTTCGTAACTACAAACTGACTGCGCTCAAACAGCTACGGCCTCCATCACTTGGTAAAAAACCTGGAGGATGCTGGGAGTTTGATGATGAACATAGAGCAAAGATTCGAAGCCTGAAATATGATAATTGGATAAAGAAAACTTGTTTATGGATCTATCCGGTTGCCCAGTATCCAGAGAACCGCAATCCAGTTATACCTCTAACTCTACAGAAAGAACTTGACCAGAAAACCCCCAGAGAATATCTCAGTTACATTAACAATGATCTGACGACGGAGGAGCGAGAATCATTAATGGTCGATGAAGGACAAAGAAGAAGAACATTCCAGACACAATGGCCACATGATGGAACACTATCTGGTAACAAAATGGCTGAAGCTGGATTTTACTACCTCGGAGAAAGAGACCAAGTTCAGTGTGTGTTTTGTAGAGGGAGACTCCATAACTGGTCACAAAATGAGGTTCCTATGACTGAGCATGCTcgactttttaacttttgtcgATTTGTCAAAGGATTGAATTGTGGGAACAGAGAATATAGATCAAAGAAGATGGAGAGTGAAGACATGACCAATATAACAGTATTTGGTAATCTTACAACCACTGAGGAAAGACGACAGCAAGAAAGTGGTACTGACAGTGGCCCATTGGGGATTTGTACCAATCGAGCTGCCATTATAAAATATGCTATAGATTCTGTGAGATTGAGAACTTTTCAGAGGTGGCCAGCCAGCAGCCACCTCACTGGAGAGCAAGTTTGTGAAGCAGGTTTCTATTATACAGGCTTTGGTGACCAGGTTCGGTGCTTTTACTGCTTAGGAGGAATCAAAGGATGGACAGCTCATGATGAACCATGGGAGGAACATGCTCGTTGGTTTCCTGACTGTTCTTATCTGTTGAACAAGAAAGGGACAGCATATGTTGCTCTAGTTCACCAAAAGACTCCGGACAACAAGAAATGTACAACCAAAACAAAGATGCAGAAACAAGTTGAAAGGAAGAAAAAAGCAGCCTTATCAAATCAAGAGGCAATGCCAAGGATTTGTGAAAAACTGGGGCATGATAAACAGACAATCGCTAAAGCTCTGGCCAATAACAACAACCATTTTGAAAGTGTAAAAGACATGGTGAACGCCTTGTACGCTTTAGAAGAATTTGATGAATTGCCAATGATCCAAAGTGAGGCAACACTAACATCTGGTGCTGCCTCACATCCTCTTCAAGAACATAATCCGCCTGCACAACGGCCAGCAAATCAAtggataggacaactccaacaaagtGAGCGACAGATTAAACATAAAGCTGGTTGTAGACTTTGTGAACTAAAGACTACTAACTTTGTTCCAGCTACTAATGTTGGACTTCCATGTGGACATCTTATTTACTGTGACTCATGCAAAACTGATGAGTCAAAAAAGAGTGTAATTCAGCAGGTAAAATGTCCCAACTCTGACTGCAATTCTCCTCTTGCGGGGACTATGAAAGTATTTTTTGCTTAGCTTTTAGCCTATATGTTCACCTTACGAGTCAGTGAATGTCTCCTATAggttaaatattatgttttttaaatatctgGGATGAAAAAAacttactttaaaaaaatgctcataattatttattatatttatttgtttgtgtggAAACACTTTATGCTCAGATATTACCTTCTGTTTTCTGTTATTTGTACCATTATATAATGtgattaaatatttaattttcaaGTTAAAAAAGATATTGTTGTATTATTTCACTTATTGAcatgttttttatgttatatgttgttGAATTGATTTATATGCTTGATGCAGAATACTTATGCAATTTTTAAACCGGgcaatattttaatagaaatcAAGCCTTTATTTATCGTTCGAATATCCTTGAgaattttatagacaatttttgatatcatttttataactacaacatatatttttatagtataTTTTTATGAGCAAGTTGTGATCTTTGTTTTGAaagatttattatttataaatacatgaCTTTGACACGCATATGAGCTATAGTGTTATATTGATCACATGGTTAAGAATATGAAATTAAGGAGAAAACAATCAAACAATAATGCTGGATTTAAAAAATTCATACTGAGATATTAATGTGTGCTATTCGTTGGCATACTCAGTATGTATACAACAGAGGAGCCACATAATAACACTAACAACAATAATGACagaacaacaataacaacaataatgatataacaacaataacaacaataactgtgtaacaacaataacaacagtaatgacataacaacaataacaacagtaatagcataacaacaataatgatataataacaaaacaacaattatGACATAACAACAATTATGACCTTGTTTAGGTTAATAGTTAAACTTTAAACACAAAACAAAGTTAGAAAAAGcttcatatttttataatagCTTTTTTTACTATTGTATAAATTGCTATGAATATGTTGTCTTTTGAATATACTGACTTTACAGCGATAGGAGCAATaacaaaaacacaaatattCAAGTTTTCAACAGTGAATCATAACATATGGTATCTCTTTTGCTAAATATTTCTCCAGAGTTAAATCGATCTCTTTGTAGAAACAGTAGCTTGGTTTAATTAAGTTGTATGAGCTTCTATTCTTTGTCAGTATATAGTATCCATACATGGCCAGCAGGTGAACTTATCTGGTAATGCTGAGGTCCAAATTCATAATAGTGCAGCCAGTTAGAGCCACCTACAAAATAATGTTTCCAAAAGTAGGCCACACTTTTCATTTGGCTTTAAGAACATCATGTCCTTTTGTGTGTTCACGCAAGTcgtatatatgttgtatatatacaacatgtaatatatacatggtgtatatatattatataaaaatatatatatacattatatagattatatatttatgtatatatattatatagattatatacacataaatttatataatatatatttgtatatattgttaaatacatatgtgtgtatataggtttatgtatgtatatttatatgtatataccaggTAGCGTTTGTATCAGATATGGTACTCCTTATTTCAGGTATTCACAAGAAGACTGTATTTTCCTACAGCTTTCTTGctttatttatgtacatatatatattatatatacataaatatatataatatatatatttgtatatattgttgtatacctatgcatgtatatatatttatgtatatatatttatatgtatataccaggTAGCATTCGTATCAGATATGGTACTCCTTATTTCAGGTATTCACAAGAAGGCTGTATTTTCCTAAAGCCTTCTTGCTTAAATCGAAAAACTGATCTAAACATTTTGTAGCATTTTAATAGTTGTCTATTGTTGAATTATTAGCTCTATCACtaactttattaaaaacataaacataaaaatatttaccgGCATAGACAGCAGCCCACTGGGGATTTGTACCAATCGGGCTGCCGCTATAAAATATGCCCCAGGTTCTGCGAGACTGAGAACTTTCCAGAAGTGGCCAACTGGCAGCCCCTTCACTAGAGAGCAAGTTTGTGAAGCAGGTTTCTATTATACAGGCTTTGGTGACCAGGTTCGGTGCTTCTACTGCTTAGAAGGGATCAAACGATATACAATTCACGATGAACCATGGGAGGAATATGTTCGTTGGTTTCCTGACTGTTCTTATCTCTTGAACAAGAAAGGGATAGAATATGTTGATTTAGTTCACCAAAAGACTCCGGACAACAAGAAATGTGCAACAAAAACAAAGATACAGAAACGAGTTGAGTGAAAAAAAAAGCTGCCATATCTGAAAACTAGGTGATGCCAAAGACCCGTGAAAAACTGGGGCATGATAGACAGACAATCGCTAAAGCTCTGGCCAATAACAACAACCATTTTGAAAGTGTAAAAGACATGGTGAATGCCTTGTCTGCTTTAAAAAAGTTGGACAAATTGCCAATGAGCCAGAGTCAGGCAACATTGCCATCTGGTGCATCAAAACCTTTTCAAGAACATGATTCACCTGCACAACAGCCAGCAGATCAAcggataggacaactccaacaaagtGAGCGACAGACAACACATAAAGCTGGTTGTAGAACTTGTGAACTAAAGACTACTAACTTTGTTCCAGCTACTAATGTTGGACTTTCATGAGGACATCTTCTTTACTGTGAGTAAAATATACAAGAATGCTAATGCAGAACCAGTTgagtcaaataaaaaaattggccTAATTTGAGAATATTACTTGTGGAAAGCTGGGATATGATAACAGAGTTTACCAAATTCACTCTCCTGCATTGTTATGATACAGTGTACTAGGGTGAAAAGGTCAACTACTAGTATACGTCTTTAGTCACTCTCACTTACTTTACCAAGGTTAAAGACTTGAGGCAAAGTTCAGAAAAAGACAGCTTTTGCTGAGGAAGGCTACTGACACACAATAGTCATCATTTATCTATGGTTTTTTATAAGAGCATCAGTAGATGAAGAAACGGCAAACCATGTTCTGATTACGTAAAGACAAAGCagtgagtaataaaaaaaactgaagaCATAAAATGTCCACAGCTACTATATCAAACATGATGACTGTACAGTTTTCTAGAGTGTATCAAGAATGATATAAGCTGTGAATTCGTAGACAAAGTTCTATTTAGCAAGCTACTTTGATACTAACCATTGCGAAATAATGTACACCAATGTTTAAAATACCAATCTTGATACAAAAATACctattcaaaaataattttttaaaatcttaAATACGGATTTTTGCAAAGGAAAATCTAACCACTAAACATAGCTTCCGAGTAGTTagattacaagagtgcaccaccactcccagctTTAGACCAGTATATAACAGAGAAGTCTAGATATCAATAGTAACACAAGATAATCAGTATATAACAGAAGAGTCTAGATATCAATAGTAACACATGATAACCAGTATATAACAGAGGAGTCTAGATGTCAATAGTAACACATGATACCCAGTATATAACAGAGGAGTCTAGATGTCAATAGTAACACATGATAACCAGTGTATAACAGAGGAGTCTAGATATCAATAGTAACACGTGATAACCAGTGTATAACAGAGGAGTCTAGATGTCAATAGTAACACATGATAACCAGTATATAACAGAAGAATCTAGATATCAATAGTAAAACATGATAACCAGAATATAACAAAAGAGTCTAGATATCAATAGTAACACATGATAACCAGTGTATAACAGAGGAGTCTAGATATCAATAGTAACACATGATAACCAGAATATAACAAAAGagtttagatatcaatagtaaCACATGATAACCAGTGTATAACATAGGAGTCTAGATATCAATAGTAACACATGATAACCAGTATATAACAGAAGAATCTAGATATCAATAGTAACACATGATAACCAGAATATAACAAAAGAGTCTAGATATCAATAGTAACACATGATAACCAGTGTATAACAGAGGAGTCTAGATATCAATAGTAACACATGATAACCAGAATATAACAAAAGagtttagatatcaatagtaaCATATGATAACCAGTGTATAACAGAGGAGTCTAGATATCAATAGTAACACATGATAACCAGTATATAACAGAAGAGTCCAGATATCAATAGTAACACATGTTAACCAGTATATAACAGAGGAGTCTATATATCAATAGTAACACATGATAACCAGTATATAACAGAGGAGTCTAGATATCAATAGTAACACATGATAACCAGTATATAACAGAGGAGTCTATACATCAACAGTATGTATTACTAGCCAACCATCAGTCTGTATTACTAGCCAATCATCAGTCTGTATTACTAGCTAATCATCAGTCTGTATTACTAGCCAATCATTAGTCTGTATTACTAGCCAATCATCAGTATACATTACTAGCTAATCATCAGTCTGCATTACTGGCCAATCATCAGTCTGTATTACTAGCTAATCATCAGTCTGTATTACTAGCCAATCATCAGTCTGTATTACTAGCCAATCATCAGTCTGTATTACTAGCCAATCATCAGTCTGTATTACTAGCCAACCACCAGTCTGTATTACTAGCTAATCATCAGTCTGTATTACTAGCCAATCATCAGTATGTATTACTAGCTAATCATCAGTCTGTAATTACTAGCCAACCATCAGTCTGTAATTACTAGCCAACCATCAGTCTGTATTACTAGTCAACCATCAGTCTGTATTACTAGCCAATCATCAGTCTGTATTACTAGCCAATCATCAGACTGTATTACTGGCCAGCCAACA from Watersipora subatra chromosome 2, tzWatSuba1.1, whole genome shotgun sequence encodes:
- the LOC137387664 gene encoding baculoviral IAP repeat-containing protein 7-like; the protein is MNSNFQSGHPPSFQENLLSFLSLIMLSGLCVAAIFLIQIRASTRRELRNYKLTALKQLRPPSLGKKPGGCWEFDDEHRAKIRSLKYDNWIKKTCLWIYPVAQYPENRNPVIPLTLQKELDQKTPREYLSYINNDLTTEERESLMVDEGQRRRTFQTQWPHDGTLSGNKMAEAGFYYLGERDQVQCVFCRGRLHNWSQNEVPMTEHARLFNFCRFVKGLNCGNREYRSKKMESEDMTNITVFGNLTTTEERRQQESGTDSGPLGICTNRAAIIKYAIDSVRLRTFQRWPASSHLTGEQVCEAGFYYTGFGDQVRCFYCLGGIKGWTAHDEPWEEHARWFPDCSYLLNKKGTAYVALVHQKTPDNKKCTTKTKMQKQVERKKKAALSNQEAMPRICEKLGHDKQTIAKALANNNNHFESVKDMVNALYALEEFDELPMIQSEATLTSGAASHPLQEHNPPAQRPANQWIGQLQQSERQIKHKAGCRLCELKTTNFVPATNVGLPCGHLIYCDSCKTDESKKSVIQQVKCPNSDCNSPLAGTMKVFFA